From Triticum urartu cultivar G1812 chromosome 2, Tu2.1, whole genome shotgun sequence, a single genomic window includes:
- the LOC125537145 gene encoding probable carboxylesterase 15: MACTSTAGRDDDDKHTTPPGAAHTSRTPLNRVYIITSHLASPISPRFTAIMASEDSAAPVVVDDCRGVLLVYSDGAVVRRDGPSFATPVRDDGTVEWKDAEFDAPRGLGLRLYRPCQRNQLLPVFFYYHGGGFCIGSRTWPNCQNYCLRLAAELGAVVVAPDYRLAPENRLPAAIDDGAAALLWFASQAGPAGDTWLTEAADFTRVFISGDSAGGTIAHHLAVRFGSAAGRSELGNVRVRGYVQLMPFFGGTERTRSEAECPDDAFLNRPLNDRYWRLSLPPGATVDHPASNPFGPDSPALEAVELAPTLVVVGGRDILRDRAVDYAARLRAMGKPVGVREFEGQQHGFFTIDPWSAASAELMRALKRFIDTDGRFD; this comes from the coding sequence ATGGCCTGCACCAGCACGGCCGGCCGAGATGACGACGACAAACACACAACTCCACCTGGTGCAGCGCACACGTCGCGTACTCCACTGAACCGGGTCTATATCATCACCTCGCACCTGGCAAGTCCCATCTCACCACGGTTCACTGCTATAATGGCTTCCGAGGACTCTGCCGCGCCCGTCGTCGTGGACGACTGCCGGGGCGTGCTGTTGGTGTACAGCGACGGGGCCGTGGTGCGCAGGGATGGGCCGAGCTTCGCCACGCCGGTGCGGGACGACGGCACCGTGGAGTGGAAGGACGCCGAGTTCGACGCGCCCCGCGGGCTGGGACTCCGGCTCTACAGGCCGTGCCAGCGGAACCAGCTCCTACCGGTCTTCTTCTACTACCACGGCGGCGGCTTCTGCATCGGCTCGCGCACCTGGCCCAACTGCCAGAACTACtgcctccgcctcgccgccgAGCTCGGCGCCGTCGTGGTCGCCCCGGACTACCGCCTCGCCCCCGAGAACCGCCTCCCCGCGGCCATCGACGACGGCGCCGCCGCCCTCCTCTGGTTTGCTTCGCAGGCCGGCCCCGCCGGTGACACATGGCTGACCGAGGCCGCCGACTTTACTCGGGTGTTTATCTCTGGTGACTCCGCGGGAGGCACCATTGCCCACCACCTGGCCGTGCGTTTCGGCTCCGCGGCCGGGCGCTCTGAGCTGGGCAACGTACGCGTCAGGGGCTACGTCCAACTCATGCCCTTCTTCGGCGGCACGGAACGGACGAGGTCCGAGGCGGAGTGCCCCGACGACGCGTTCCTCAACCGCCCGCTCAACGACCGCTACTGGCGCCTCTCGCTGCCTCCCGGCGCCACGGTCGACCACCCGGCCTCCAACCCGTTCGGGCCGGACAGCCCGGCGCTGGAGGCGGTGGAGCTGGCCCCGACGCTGGTGGTGGTCGGAGGCCGCGACATCCTCCGTGACAGGGCCGTGGACTACGCCGCGAGGCTGCGGGCGATGGGGAAGCCGGTGGGGGTGAGGGAGTTCGAGGGGCAGCAGCACGGCTTCTTCACCATCGA